One stretch of Zingiber officinale cultivar Zhangliang chromosome 6B, Zo_v1.1, whole genome shotgun sequence DNA includes these proteins:
- the LOC121989597 gene encoding nuclear pore complex protein NUP1-like isoform X3, with protein MEASEYLGGIGGKLRRKPHRRVAATPYDRPATAARTISRGRWLSKLVDPASRFIASSASRLFSSMFRKQLTAPTAEKAPGEVSQFQSAQEVVTAVSPDLPIEQPENEAENKNVAANNLEDNVVLEFGQLIKEKSFTKAQYEHLIDVLRSRTTDLDTTNSGANGEKIDDVIVPQPATRTDNFSLCEDHVTDGHAVTPVELAKEYMRAKVSSARVSNDSPLSQNWQSHLFHKNKKVQANSHYGAKKLDLKIPRSLAQLPAMIPESSYLTPRSLGRSGTYKMEGSLYAKSKVEESLKDDYAGTFSVKTPCNEHAGGQVLKRSSSTLYSDFRSTCPIRRVRQKLGINSSNRIMHSVLPGNSEPCSLTVKKGFQDPSQNQCPHNLDAREETEGNKILNKAVASGSVQSREMENKILQGLDKLLPSPKRKSMKLKDNPVEESPSYGIHTHPKGTGDALCDKQGRLDMLQENGPSTASMHDNNVVDAGVSDYIAVSGNQKPAFQIGEFKDTVVNNIEGSSTISKYSKDFSFPSINVSFTSELPPTPTLPGPFLEKSMVQKVQSTTPLVISGSMEASTTQSDTNRDSSHAVSTLENCTRLNQVSSSCADSVPALHFEPTASIVSSTLAPQISSGNLEGKPSDASPFILNSASQDTAFKFGSNSVAPVAVSRFASPSSDMDWAAPTVSSSEVGSAPSSLLPESGRSQSALPAKMLSGTLATQQTSDVSASQFQSTSENRANNSFVLAPPIVSSSGSSSAAAALSFFPSSGNKQAAIEPILPDANNTKFGFGSTKFNNSASINLGSSTKTSPGNNITGFAGTFGNRANDGSILPTFGVPSFASSSAASSLFPHAVSSTNSFSKLGSGLNNLGSSLTDAKTSPSVNFTGFGMQSTQIQSGIPHISNCSMSQFPSSSISNSTFGTNVASSSSLGSSPFGATDTHSKLFSSFSTGAGSSSISAAAAATTLPLAATPGLFGSNSLPPTFLVSSASSGGFGSTSVQSTIDAPFVFKSSSNPAFSASPAGTSFASGRPAVGFSFRTTRDDQLSIKQSQTVGAKQSTGSMVQQFSQSGTSSAATVFSAPAVHSTQQNSFLPSIQPQSQVAGSAQIPQGGTFAMGSSGGGNGDKSGRRIIKIRRDKRKK; from the exons ATGGAGGCCTCGGAGTACTTGGGTGGGATCGGAGGGAAGTTGCGGCGGAAGCCGCACCGAAGAGTCGCCGCGACGCCCTACGATCGTCCTGCAACTGCCGCACGCACCATCAGCAGAGGCAGGTGGCTGTCGAAACTCGTCGATCCTGCATCGCGGTTTATCGCTAGCAGCGCCTCCAGACTCTTCTCCTCCATGTTCCGAAAGCAGCTCACCGCACCGACGGCTGAGAAAGCTCCAG GTGAAGTATCTCAGTTTCAATCTGCACAAGAAGTTGTAACAGCAGTATCCCCT GATTTGCCGATTGAACAACCAGAGAATgaagctgaaaacaaaaatgtTGCAGCAAATAATCTTGAGGATAACGTAGTGTTGGAATTTGGACAACTTATTAAGGAGAAAAGTTTCACAAA AGCTCAATATGAGCATCTGATTGATGTACTGAGGTCAAGAACTACTGATTTGGATACAACCAATTCTGGTGCAAATGGTGAAAAGATAGATGATGTTATTGTTCCCCAGCCAGCAACAAGAACAGACAACTTCAGCTTATGTGAAGATCAT GTTACTGATGGTCATGCTGTCACACCAGTGGAACTTGCTAAAGAATATATGCGTGCCAAGGTTTCAAGTGCCAGGGTTTCCAATGATTCCCCTTTGTCTCAAAATTGGCAAAGTCATCTCTTTCATAAGAATAAAAAAGTGCAAGCTAATTCACATTATGGTGCAAAAAAGTTAGATCTTAAAATTCCAAGATCTCTAGCTCAATTGCCTGCCATGATTCCTGAAAGTAGTTATTTAACTCCAAGGTCTCTTGGAAGATCTGGAACGTATAAAATGGAAGGCTCTCTGTATGCTAAG TCAAAGGTCGAGGAATCTTTGAAAGATGACTATGCTGGAACCTTTTCTGTAAAGACACCATGCAATGAGCATGCAGGGGGGCAG GTATTGAAACGAAGCAGTTCAACATTGTACAGTGATTTTCGATCTACTTGTCCTATACGGAGGGTCCGTCAAAAATTGGGCATCAATTCATCGAATAGAATAATGCATTCAGTTTTACCTGGAAACAGTGAGCCTTGTAGTTTGACTGTCAAGAAGGGTTTTCAAGATCCATCACAAAATCAATGTCCTCATAATTTGGATGCACGGGAAGAAACTGAGGGCAACAAAATTCTCAACAAGGCTGTTGCTTCTGGTTCAGTTCAGTCAAGAGAGATGGAAAACAAAATATTGCAAGGCCTTGATAAATTATTGCCTTCCCCGAAGAGAAAATCAATGAAGCTAAAGGATAATCCTGTTGAAGAATCACCTTCATATGGGATACATACACATCCAAAAG GTACTGGTGATGCTTTATGTGATAAACAAGGAAGGCTTGATATGCTTCAGGAGAATGGTCCATCGACTGCTTCCATGCATGATAATAATGTTGTGGATGCTGGAGTCTCAGATTACATTGCTGTTTCTGGGAATCAGAAACCAGCTTTTCAGATTGGAGAATTTAAG GATACAGTAGTAAATAATATCGAGGGATCTTCAACAATATCCAAATATAGCAaggatttttcttttccttccataAATGTTTCATTTACTTCTGAATTACCTCCGACACCTACTCTGCCAGGACCATTTCTTGAGAAGTCTATGGTACAAAAAGTACAAAGTACTACTCCTTTGGTTATATCCGGTTCCATGGAAGCCAGCACAACACAGTCAGACACAAATCGAGACAGTTCTCATGCCGTTTCTACCCTAGAAAATTGTACAAG GTTAAATCAAGTTTCATCTTCATGCGCTGATTCTGTTCCTGCACTCCATTTTGAGCCTACAGCCTCAATAGTTTCTTCCACTCTGGCACCTCAAATTAGTTCTGGGAATTTGGAAGGAAAGCCTAGTGATGCATCGCCTTTCATCTTGAATAGTGCAAGTCAAGACACAGCTTTTAAATTTGGAAGTAATTCCGTTGCACCAGTGGCAGTGTCGCGGTTCGCAAGTCCTAGCAGTGACATGGATTGGGCAGCACCCACAGTTTCTAGCTCTGAAGTTGGTTCTGCTCCATCAAGTCTGTTACCAGAGAGTGGCAGAAGCCAATCTGCTCTTCCAGCAAAAATGTTGTCAG GAACTTTGGCAACTCAACAAACTTCTGATGTTTCAGCAAGTCAATTCCAGTCAACTTCTGAGAATAGAGCAAACAATAGTTTTGTGTTGGCACCACCAATAGTTTCCAGCTCTGGGAGCAGCTCAGCAGCTGCTGCATTGAGTTTCTTTCCAAGTTCCGGCAATAAACAAGCTGCCATTGAGCCAATTTTACCTGATGCAAATAACACAAAATTTGGTTTTGGTTCAACAAAGTTTAATAATTCTGCCTCAATAAATCTGGGCAGTAGCACCAAAACCTCTCCTGGCAATAATATTACTGGATTTGCCGGAACTTTTGGTAACAGAGCTAATGATGGTTCTATTCTGCCGACATTTGGTGTCCCGAGCTTTGCAAGTAGTTCTGCTGCGTCAAGTCTGTTTCCTCATGCTGTTTCCTCAACCAATAGCTTCTCTAAACTGGGTTCAGGACTTAATAATCTAGGCTCATCTTTAACAGACGCCAAAACCTCTCCAAGCGTTAATTTTACTGGATTTGGCATGCAGTCAACTCAAATTCAGAGTGGAATCCCACATATTTCTAACTGCTCAATGAGTCAATTTCCGTCGTCGTCTATTTCCAATTCAACTTTTGGAACGAACGTTGCTTCCTCATCAAGTTTAGGCAGCTCACCATTTGGAGCAACAGATACACATTCCAAGCTGTTTTCATCTTTTTCAACAGGTGCTGGTTCTTCCAGTATcagtgctgctgctgctgctacaACCCTTCCCTTAGCAGCAACCCCTGGTTTGTTTGGTTCTAATTCCTTACCACCGACATTCCTTGTTTCAAGTGCATCTTCTGGTGGCTTTGGTTCTACTTCCGTACAATCAACAATCGATGCACCTTTTGTATTTAAATCGTCATCCAATCCAGCATTTTCTGCTAGTCCTGCTGGTACTTCATTTGCATCTGGACGTCCAGCAGTTGGTTTCAGTTTCAGGACGACCAGAGATGATCAGTTGAGTATCAAGCAAAGCCAGACCGTAGGTGCTAAGCAGTCAACAGGCAGTATGGTTCAGCAGTTCAGCCAATCTGGCACTTCATCTGCTGCAACAGTTTTCAGCGCTCCGGCAGTCCATTCTACTCAACAGAATTCTTTTCTTCCTTCCATTCAACCACAATCGCAAGTGGCTGGCAGTGCTCAAATTCCCCAAGGAGGCACCTTTGCTATGGGTAGCAGTGGTGGCGGCAACGGTGACAAATCCGGTCGTAGAATAATTAAGATTAGAAGAGACAAGAGGAAAAAATAA
- the LOC121989597 gene encoding nuclear pore complex protein NUP1-like isoform X2, whose protein sequence is MEASEYLGGIGGKLRRKPHRRVAATPYDRPATAARTISRGRWLSKLVDPASRFIASSASRLFSSMFRKQLTAPTAEKAPGEVSQFQSAQEVVTAVSPDLPIEQPENEAENKNVAANNLEDNVVLEFGQLIKEKSFTKAQYEHLIDVLRSRTTDLDTTNSGANGEKIDDVIVPQPATRTDNFSLCEDHVTDGHAVTPVELAKEYMRAKVSSARVSNDSPLSQNWQSHLFHKNKKVQANSHYGAKKLDLKIPRSLAQLPAMIPESSYLTPRSLGRSGTYKMEGSLYAKSKVEESLKDDYAGTFSVKTPCNEHAGGQVLKRSSSTLYSDFRSTCPIRRVRQKLGINSSNRIMHSVLPGNSEPCSLTVKKGFQDPSQNQCPHNLDAREETEGNKILNKAVASGSVQSREMENKILQGLDKLLPSPKRKSMKLKDNPVEESPSYGIHTHPKGTGDALCDKQGRLDMLQENGPSTASMHDNNVVDAGVSDYIAVSGNQKPAFQIGEFKDTVVNNIEGSSTISKYSKDFSFPSINVSFTSELPPTPTLPGPFLEKSMVQKVQSTTPLVISGSMEASTTQSDTNRDSSHAVSTLENCTRLNQVSSSCADSVPALHFEPTASIVSSTLAPQISSGNLEGKPSDASPFILNSASQDTAFKFGSNSVAPVAVSRFASPSSDMDWAAPTVSSSEVGSAPSSLLPESGRSQSALPAKMLSVGTLATQQTSDVSASQFQSTSENRANNSFVLAPPIVSSSGSSSAAAALSFFPSSGNKQAAIEPILPDANNTKFGFGSTKFNNSASINLGSSTKTSPGNNITGFAGTFGNRANDGSILPTFGVPSFASSSAASSLFPHAVSSTNSFSKLGSGLNNLGSSLTDAKTSPSVNFTGFGMQSTQIQSGIPHISNCSMSQFPSSSISNSTFGTNVASSSSLGSSPFGATDTHSKLFSSFSTGAGSSSISAAAAATTLPLAATPGLFGSNSLPPTFLVSSASSGGFGSTSVQSTIDAPFVFKSSSNPAFSASPAGTSFASGRPAVGFSFRTTRDDQLSIKQSQTVGAKQSTGSMVQQFSQSGTSSAATVFSAPAVHSTQQNSFLPSIQPQSQVAGSAQIPQGGTFAMGSSGGGNGDKSGRRIIKIRRDKRKK, encoded by the exons ATGGAGGCCTCGGAGTACTTGGGTGGGATCGGAGGGAAGTTGCGGCGGAAGCCGCACCGAAGAGTCGCCGCGACGCCCTACGATCGTCCTGCAACTGCCGCACGCACCATCAGCAGAGGCAGGTGGCTGTCGAAACTCGTCGATCCTGCATCGCGGTTTATCGCTAGCAGCGCCTCCAGACTCTTCTCCTCCATGTTCCGAAAGCAGCTCACCGCACCGACGGCTGAGAAAGCTCCAG GTGAAGTATCTCAGTTTCAATCTGCACAAGAAGTTGTAACAGCAGTATCCCCT GATTTGCCGATTGAACAACCAGAGAATgaagctgaaaacaaaaatgtTGCAGCAAATAATCTTGAGGATAACGTAGTGTTGGAATTTGGACAACTTATTAAGGAGAAAAGTTTCACAAA AGCTCAATATGAGCATCTGATTGATGTACTGAGGTCAAGAACTACTGATTTGGATACAACCAATTCTGGTGCAAATGGTGAAAAGATAGATGATGTTATTGTTCCCCAGCCAGCAACAAGAACAGACAACTTCAGCTTATGTGAAGATCAT GTTACTGATGGTCATGCTGTCACACCAGTGGAACTTGCTAAAGAATATATGCGTGCCAAGGTTTCAAGTGCCAGGGTTTCCAATGATTCCCCTTTGTCTCAAAATTGGCAAAGTCATCTCTTTCATAAGAATAAAAAAGTGCAAGCTAATTCACATTATGGTGCAAAAAAGTTAGATCTTAAAATTCCAAGATCTCTAGCTCAATTGCCTGCCATGATTCCTGAAAGTAGTTATTTAACTCCAAGGTCTCTTGGAAGATCTGGAACGTATAAAATGGAAGGCTCTCTGTATGCTAAG TCAAAGGTCGAGGAATCTTTGAAAGATGACTATGCTGGAACCTTTTCTGTAAAGACACCATGCAATGAGCATGCAGGGGGGCAG GTATTGAAACGAAGCAGTTCAACATTGTACAGTGATTTTCGATCTACTTGTCCTATACGGAGGGTCCGTCAAAAATTGGGCATCAATTCATCGAATAGAATAATGCATTCAGTTTTACCTGGAAACAGTGAGCCTTGTAGTTTGACTGTCAAGAAGGGTTTTCAAGATCCATCACAAAATCAATGTCCTCATAATTTGGATGCACGGGAAGAAACTGAGGGCAACAAAATTCTCAACAAGGCTGTTGCTTCTGGTTCAGTTCAGTCAAGAGAGATGGAAAACAAAATATTGCAAGGCCTTGATAAATTATTGCCTTCCCCGAAGAGAAAATCAATGAAGCTAAAGGATAATCCTGTTGAAGAATCACCTTCATATGGGATACATACACATCCAAAAG GTACTGGTGATGCTTTATGTGATAAACAAGGAAGGCTTGATATGCTTCAGGAGAATGGTCCATCGACTGCTTCCATGCATGATAATAATGTTGTGGATGCTGGAGTCTCAGATTACATTGCTGTTTCTGGGAATCAGAAACCAGCTTTTCAGATTGGAGAATTTAAG GATACAGTAGTAAATAATATCGAGGGATCTTCAACAATATCCAAATATAGCAaggatttttcttttccttccataAATGTTTCATTTACTTCTGAATTACCTCCGACACCTACTCTGCCAGGACCATTTCTTGAGAAGTCTATGGTACAAAAAGTACAAAGTACTACTCCTTTGGTTATATCCGGTTCCATGGAAGCCAGCACAACACAGTCAGACACAAATCGAGACAGTTCTCATGCCGTTTCTACCCTAGAAAATTGTACAAG GTTAAATCAAGTTTCATCTTCATGCGCTGATTCTGTTCCTGCACTCCATTTTGAGCCTACAGCCTCAATAGTTTCTTCCACTCTGGCACCTCAAATTAGTTCTGGGAATTTGGAAGGAAAGCCTAGTGATGCATCGCCTTTCATCTTGAATAGTGCAAGTCAAGACACAGCTTTTAAATTTGGAAGTAATTCCGTTGCACCAGTGGCAGTGTCGCGGTTCGCAAGTCCTAGCAGTGACATGGATTGGGCAGCACCCACAGTTTCTAGCTCTGAAGTTGGTTCTGCTCCATCAAGTCTGTTACCAGAGAGTGGCAGAAGCCAATCTGCTCTTCCAGCAAAAATGTTGTCAG TAGGAACTTTGGCAACTCAACAAACTTCTGATGTTTCAGCAAGTCAATTCCAGTCAACTTCTGAGAATAGAGCAAACAATAGTTTTGTGTTGGCACCACCAATAGTTTCCAGCTCTGGGAGCAGCTCAGCAGCTGCTGCATTGAGTTTCTTTCCAAGTTCCGGCAATAAACAAGCTGCCATTGAGCCAATTTTACCTGATGCAAATAACACAAAATTTGGTTTTGGTTCAACAAAGTTTAATAATTCTGCCTCAATAAATCTGGGCAGTAGCACCAAAACCTCTCCTGGCAATAATATTACTGGATTTGCCGGAACTTTTGGTAACAGAGCTAATGATGGTTCTATTCTGCCGACATTTGGTGTCCCGAGCTTTGCAAGTAGTTCTGCTGCGTCAAGTCTGTTTCCTCATGCTGTTTCCTCAACCAATAGCTTCTCTAAACTGGGTTCAGGACTTAATAATCTAGGCTCATCTTTAACAGACGCCAAAACCTCTCCAAGCGTTAATTTTACTGGATTTGGCATGCAGTCAACTCAAATTCAGAGTGGAATCCCACATATTTCTAACTGCTCAATGAGTCAATTTCCGTCGTCGTCTATTTCCAATTCAACTTTTGGAACGAACGTTGCTTCCTCATCAAGTTTAGGCAGCTCACCATTTGGAGCAACAGATACACATTCCAAGCTGTTTTCATCTTTTTCAACAGGTGCTGGTTCTTCCAGTATcagtgctgctgctgctgctacaACCCTTCCCTTAGCAGCAACCCCTGGTTTGTTTGGTTCTAATTCCTTACCACCGACATTCCTTGTTTCAAGTGCATCTTCTGGTGGCTTTGGTTCTACTTCCGTACAATCAACAATCGATGCACCTTTTGTATTTAAATCGTCATCCAATCCAGCATTTTCTGCTAGTCCTGCTGGTACTTCATTTGCATCTGGACGTCCAGCAGTTGGTTTCAGTTTCAGGACGACCAGAGATGATCAGTTGAGTATCAAGCAAAGCCAGACCGTAGGTGCTAAGCAGTCAACAGGCAGTATGGTTCAGCAGTTCAGCCAATCTGGCACTTCATCTGCTGCAACAGTTTTCAGCGCTCCGGCAGTCCATTCTACTCAACAGAATTCTTTTCTTCCTTCCATTCAACCACAATCGCAAGTGGCTGGCAGTGCTCAAATTCCCCAAGGAGGCACCTTTGCTATGGGTAGCAGTGGTGGCGGCAACGGTGACAAATCCGGTCGTAGAATAATTAAGATTAGAAGAGACAAGAGGAAAAAATAA
- the LOC121989597 gene encoding nuclear pore complex protein NUP1-like isoform X1: protein MEASEYLGGIGGKLRRKPHRRVAATPYDRPATAARTISRGRWLSKLVDPASRFIASSASRLFSSMFRKQLTAPTAEKAPGEVSQFQSAQEVVTAVSPDLPIEQPENEAENKNVAANNLEDNVVLEFGQLIKEKSFTKAQYEHLIDVLRSRTTDLDTTNSGANGEKIDDVIVPQPATRTDNFSLCEDHVTDGHAVTPVELAKEYMRAKVSSARVSNDSPLSQNWQSHLFHKNKKVQANSHYGAKKLDLKIPRSLAQLPAMIPESSYLTPRSLGRSGTYKMEGSLYAKSKVEESLKDDYAGTFSVKTPCNEHAGGQVLKRSSSTLYSDFRSTCPIRRVRQKLGINSSNRIMHSVLPGNSEPCSLTVKKGFQDPSQNQCPHNLDAREETEGNKILNKAVASGSVQSREMENKILQGLDKLLPSPKRKSMKLKDNPVEESPSYGIHTHPKGTGDALCDKQGRLDMLQENGPSTASMHDNNVVDAGVSDYIAVSGNQKPAFQIGEFKDTVVNNIEGSSTISKYSKDFSFPSINVSFTSELPPTPTLPGPFLEKSMVQKVQSTTPLVISGSMEASTTQSDTNRDSSHAVSTLENCTRLNQVSSSCADSVPALHFEPTASIVSSTLAPQISSGNLEGKPSDASPFILNSASQDTAFKFGSNSVAPVAVSRFASPSSDMDWAAPTVSSSEVGSAPSSLLPESGRSQSALPAKMLSGASNNFSFNSLRSNNLSSLDKSTETSSTVAVTGLVGTLATQQTSDVSASQFQSTSENRANNSFVLAPPIVSSSGSSSAAAALSFFPSSGNKQAAIEPILPDANNTKFGFGSTKFNNSASINLGSSTKTSPGNNITGFAGTFGNRANDGSILPTFGVPSFASSSAASSLFPHAVSSTNSFSKLGSGLNNLGSSLTDAKTSPSVNFTGFGMQSTQIQSGIPHISNCSMSQFPSSSISNSTFGTNVASSSSLGSSPFGATDTHSKLFSSFSTGAGSSSISAAAAATTLPLAATPGLFGSNSLPPTFLVSSASSGGFGSTSVQSTIDAPFVFKSSSNPAFSASPAGTSFASGRPAVGFSFRTTRDDQLSIKQSQTVGAKQSTGSMVQQFSQSGTSSAATVFSAPAVHSTQQNSFLPSIQPQSQVAGSAQIPQGGTFAMGSSGGGNGDKSGRRIIKIRRDKRKK, encoded by the exons ATGGAGGCCTCGGAGTACTTGGGTGGGATCGGAGGGAAGTTGCGGCGGAAGCCGCACCGAAGAGTCGCCGCGACGCCCTACGATCGTCCTGCAACTGCCGCACGCACCATCAGCAGAGGCAGGTGGCTGTCGAAACTCGTCGATCCTGCATCGCGGTTTATCGCTAGCAGCGCCTCCAGACTCTTCTCCTCCATGTTCCGAAAGCAGCTCACCGCACCGACGGCTGAGAAAGCTCCAG GTGAAGTATCTCAGTTTCAATCTGCACAAGAAGTTGTAACAGCAGTATCCCCT GATTTGCCGATTGAACAACCAGAGAATgaagctgaaaacaaaaatgtTGCAGCAAATAATCTTGAGGATAACGTAGTGTTGGAATTTGGACAACTTATTAAGGAGAAAAGTTTCACAAA AGCTCAATATGAGCATCTGATTGATGTACTGAGGTCAAGAACTACTGATTTGGATACAACCAATTCTGGTGCAAATGGTGAAAAGATAGATGATGTTATTGTTCCCCAGCCAGCAACAAGAACAGACAACTTCAGCTTATGTGAAGATCAT GTTACTGATGGTCATGCTGTCACACCAGTGGAACTTGCTAAAGAATATATGCGTGCCAAGGTTTCAAGTGCCAGGGTTTCCAATGATTCCCCTTTGTCTCAAAATTGGCAAAGTCATCTCTTTCATAAGAATAAAAAAGTGCAAGCTAATTCACATTATGGTGCAAAAAAGTTAGATCTTAAAATTCCAAGATCTCTAGCTCAATTGCCTGCCATGATTCCTGAAAGTAGTTATTTAACTCCAAGGTCTCTTGGAAGATCTGGAACGTATAAAATGGAAGGCTCTCTGTATGCTAAG TCAAAGGTCGAGGAATCTTTGAAAGATGACTATGCTGGAACCTTTTCTGTAAAGACACCATGCAATGAGCATGCAGGGGGGCAG GTATTGAAACGAAGCAGTTCAACATTGTACAGTGATTTTCGATCTACTTGTCCTATACGGAGGGTCCGTCAAAAATTGGGCATCAATTCATCGAATAGAATAATGCATTCAGTTTTACCTGGAAACAGTGAGCCTTGTAGTTTGACTGTCAAGAAGGGTTTTCAAGATCCATCACAAAATCAATGTCCTCATAATTTGGATGCACGGGAAGAAACTGAGGGCAACAAAATTCTCAACAAGGCTGTTGCTTCTGGTTCAGTTCAGTCAAGAGAGATGGAAAACAAAATATTGCAAGGCCTTGATAAATTATTGCCTTCCCCGAAGAGAAAATCAATGAAGCTAAAGGATAATCCTGTTGAAGAATCACCTTCATATGGGATACATACACATCCAAAAG GTACTGGTGATGCTTTATGTGATAAACAAGGAAGGCTTGATATGCTTCAGGAGAATGGTCCATCGACTGCTTCCATGCATGATAATAATGTTGTGGATGCTGGAGTCTCAGATTACATTGCTGTTTCTGGGAATCAGAAACCAGCTTTTCAGATTGGAGAATTTAAG GATACAGTAGTAAATAATATCGAGGGATCTTCAACAATATCCAAATATAGCAaggatttttcttttccttccataAATGTTTCATTTACTTCTGAATTACCTCCGACACCTACTCTGCCAGGACCATTTCTTGAGAAGTCTATGGTACAAAAAGTACAAAGTACTACTCCTTTGGTTATATCCGGTTCCATGGAAGCCAGCACAACACAGTCAGACACAAATCGAGACAGTTCTCATGCCGTTTCTACCCTAGAAAATTGTACAAG GTTAAATCAAGTTTCATCTTCATGCGCTGATTCTGTTCCTGCACTCCATTTTGAGCCTACAGCCTCAATAGTTTCTTCCACTCTGGCACCTCAAATTAGTTCTGGGAATTTGGAAGGAAAGCCTAGTGATGCATCGCCTTTCATCTTGAATAGTGCAAGTCAAGACACAGCTTTTAAATTTGGAAGTAATTCCGTTGCACCAGTGGCAGTGTCGCGGTTCGCAAGTCCTAGCAGTGACATGGATTGGGCAGCACCCACAGTTTCTAGCTCTGAAGTTGGTTCTGCTCCATCAAGTCTGTTACCAGAGAGTGGCAGAAGCCAATCTGCTCTTCCAGCAAAAATGTTGTCAGGTGCAAGCAACAACTTTAGTTTCAATTCGTTGAGATCTAATAATTTATCCTCTCTGGACAAAAGCACTGAAACTTCATCCACTGTTGCTGTTACTGGATTAGTAGGAACTTTGGCAACTCAACAAACTTCTGATGTTTCAGCAAGTCAATTCCAGTCAACTTCTGAGAATAGAGCAAACAATAGTTTTGTGTTGGCACCACCAATAGTTTCCAGCTCTGGGAGCAGCTCAGCAGCTGCTGCATTGAGTTTCTTTCCAAGTTCCGGCAATAAACAAGCTGCCATTGAGCCAATTTTACCTGATGCAAATAACACAAAATTTGGTTTTGGTTCAACAAAGTTTAATAATTCTGCCTCAATAAATCTGGGCAGTAGCACCAAAACCTCTCCTGGCAATAATATTACTGGATTTGCCGGAACTTTTGGTAACAGAGCTAATGATGGTTCTATTCTGCCGACATTTGGTGTCCCGAGCTTTGCAAGTAGTTCTGCTGCGTCAAGTCTGTTTCCTCATGCTGTTTCCTCAACCAATAGCTTCTCTAAACTGGGTTCAGGACTTAATAATCTAGGCTCATCTTTAACAGACGCCAAAACCTCTCCAAGCGTTAATTTTACTGGATTTGGCATGCAGTCAACTCAAATTCAGAGTGGAATCCCACATATTTCTAACTGCTCAATGAGTCAATTTCCGTCGTCGTCTATTTCCAATTCAACTTTTGGAACGAACGTTGCTTCCTCATCAAGTTTAGGCAGCTCACCATTTGGAGCAACAGATACACATTCCAAGCTGTTTTCATCTTTTTCAACAGGTGCTGGTTCTTCCAGTATcagtgctgctgctgctgctacaACCCTTCCCTTAGCAGCAACCCCTGGTTTGTTTGGTTCTAATTCCTTACCACCGACATTCCTTGTTTCAAGTGCATCTTCTGGTGGCTTTGGTTCTACTTCCGTACAATCAACAATCGATGCACCTTTTGTATTTAAATCGTCATCCAATCCAGCATTTTCTGCTAGTCCTGCTGGTACTTCATTTGCATCTGGACGTCCAGCAGTTGGTTTCAGTTTCAGGACGACCAGAGATGATCAGTTGAGTATCAAGCAAAGCCAGACCGTAGGTGCTAAGCAGTCAACAGGCAGTATGGTTCAGCAGTTCAGCCAATCTGGCACTTCATCTGCTGCAACAGTTTTCAGCGCTCCGGCAGTCCATTCTACTCAACAGAATTCTTTTCTTCCTTCCATTCAACCACAATCGCAAGTGGCTGGCAGTGCTCAAATTCCCCAAGGAGGCACCTTTGCTATGGGTAGCAGTGGTGGCGGCAACGGTGACAAATCCGGTCGTAGAATAATTAAGATTAGAAGAGACAAGAGGAAAAAATAA